In Anopheles ziemanni chromosome X, idAnoZiCoDA_A2_x.2, whole genome shotgun sequence, the genomic window CAAATCGTTCTTAATTCTTTTGTAAGATCTCTATTAGGGCTGacaaaaactgtaaaaatatttgataaattaCAGTTTTCTATTTGACACAACTTTAAGTTCATTAAAGTCGCCTAGACTTCCTTTGAATCTttgaaaaactaataaaattaCAAGTCAAAGAATAGATTGTTTTGAGTTATAATCAAAAGTCCATAAGTTACATAAAGTTAGTAAAATTTTTCGAGCATGTAAGTATCGACTTACACAAAAAAGCATAAGAAActataaattttgaaaggaCAATTTATTGTCCAACCACTAGTTTATGCCATGCATTGCCATTAGCAAACATTCAATAGATGAAGGGAAATGCTAAATTTCTTCGATTGGAAAATCCTAAGTTAGGCCACAATTGTTTTGGAATATTAAGTTAGCTGTATTTATTAAAAGGGACATGGTATGCAACGCTATTCGAGCTAGTGCGGCCAATTCCGAAACGATGGACAAACTTTCAATTATCTTCGATAGTCAACTCTAATCAATGCATGCCAAATCGAACTGTTgagatcattaaactttttgaaaaggatatttacatttttgtattgTAATGTATTGTACCTACACATTAGTTTGGGATTATGCATTTTAAACCCGATTGCATCTAAGTGCTCTGCTCTGCTATGTTGTACtgtgagtttgtgtgttttttaagcaaatttaGCAGGTTTTACCACCAAATTATCGGCAGCTAGCTAATTTACCAATATATGCAgtgaaaatcgtgaaaatcgaAGAGGTCTGGCAGAGTtggagttgtgtaattcagattcagattcatgaatctgaatgtttCTGTGCGTTTTAGAGGTTGAATACGTTAACGAGAGATTCATTAATCCCAAGAAATGTAATGCgcatgatccacgccaatgaaacTATCATGGAGGTTAGTGAAAGATCCATGaaggattcatgaagattcattcgGGTTTCGATAGATTCAAGAACGTTTTAAGATTGGAATCCCtaaagattaatgaatccatctgaatgaatgtTAGGTGAATGATTCATATGAATTATTGTCACCAAAAGACTCATAAGGTACAACATTAGGCAGAAGGTATTGAAGGTTTTTGTAAactacataaaaattatattaaaacatttttcgatTACATTAGTCAATATTGTATCAAACGTTTCGTGACCaacgaaatattcaaaattgtaCAATTTGGCCTAATTTTATTGATCGCATATGGTAGCCACGTTAAGTATGACAAGACAATATTTTGCAACTttataaaatcaatatttcCGTATCTAGAAGTCCaaaattcatgaatttttTAACGTAAATGATTTCTGTGATATGAAAAGAACGGAAGAATttggtttttactatttttcaaGAGTTGGTTTGCTTGTGAAGTGCTAAGACTACTAGAATAGTACTTACATTAAGTAAGAAGTCGatttcaaacacaaacaaatccaTCTTGGTCAATACATAATGAATGAAATACCCGGGTGTGCTTGTTCTATCTATTGTTCAAACTAGGCCTTTCCCTTTACCTACGTTGGTAGTCAAACCTTTTGTACAGGACAGGGCGTATGGATCCGTAAACGTTAGGGTTACATTACGCTACGTATTACATTTCATACATAGAATGTGGATGTTGATCTTATGTATCTCATATATATTTCACaggatttttttacaaaaaattatATTCGACCTGacgttatatttttttctgctaCAATTTATCTTTAGCACTTAATTGGATAAATTTGAATGAACCGTCATTTCTTACATTTTTTACCTAAAGCGTATGTTCTatatatgaaatgaaatatattttgtgTATAGTGTGCTTTGTGTATCATATATGTGTGTACTATCCAACATATATTTCTTTTGTAAAATGGTTTCTATAGTGGATAAGTTATACTTGATTAGTAAATTTGTAATTGTGCTAAGCAGGTCTGTTCGGATTTTATCCGAATCCAGACCTTATGCTGAttttatgaaatgaaatgatgaaaaataaaaataaaacaattctgGAAGGGATTCTTCTAAAAATTGGGGCACAAACTTCTTTAATATGTAGTCATCATGTGATAATATTCCATTCCATCTGTTGACTTAAGGTAATCTAAAAAAGTAGCATTGTTTtttgatttcaaaaataacaaaatttgaaaGTGTCAAACTGAAAATATTGAATGCAAacaattgttttacttttacgaAAGTATGCGAAACCTTTAATCGAAGGTTTAACCTATCAACAAGAATTGAAAACCCTCTTTCGCAATCATTATGTAAAAACAATATGCAATTTAAACAATAGTACAAGTAGATGCAGAAACCAAATTTCatattaaagtttttattgcGATTACAAGAAcgattttcaataaatataaaacatcgaaaaacatCCGTCAATTCaccaacaattttaaaactattaTTATGTATTGCATCATGAATAGAGCTATCAAACCATTTGGAATGATTTAGGACGGAATGGGAATAACATATCTGAGTCAATAATTACGATACTAGATACTTTCATCATAAATACACTTTCATCATAAATGGAATCTGAGGAATCCCATACACTCCTAACCGATAGTGAACGTTAGGTCCTACCAACAGCTGATTGAAATCTTGTATTAAACCTTTTTCTTTACACTAGCCACCTCAAGAGCACTAGAGAGATTAGCGATGCGTTAGTTAATGTTATCCATTTGCGTCCGCCGTGAAGCCTGTCGGAACCATTACAGAGATCTCCTTGACAAAAACACATGTACACCTTCTTGTGATTGTACACAGTATATGCGCAACGATCTTCCGAATCCGAAGGTCCTCTTTGCACACACATTCGCTGGGTAGCCATATCGTAGTCTAGAAATGAAATTTATATCAACCAAATCAAATGTGTTAAAATAGCGTCCTAAGACAAAATGGAATCCACTCACCATCTTCTCTGAAAGAACCCATTCCCTCGATGACTTTACCGCACCAACCGGATGCACAAGGAACGGCGGAAACACCACGTTCGTTTTCTACCTGAGTTGCATTAAATAAGAATGGGTCTTTGCAACTCCCGAGTTCGCTTCGGGAACGGCATTGGTAGCATCGCTTAAGTAAAgctaaaaatacaaaataaaagtaaaagagaGCCTTATCTtcatatgtttattttatattccTAATTTATTGAGTTAACTATTTGGACCATCCTGACTTTGGATACTATTCACACAGCTCGCAGGGTTCAGATTTGTGTTATATATACTCATTTTTtatcatcattgcaagtaaACTAAAGTGTATTCGTTTATTCTGGTTTGCGCGCAAAACGGCAAGAAAAAAGCAATAGTTCTAAACTTTTCTGCATCTCAAATACTCTGCAGAACCATAGTCTGCAGAAAATGAGAAAGCAACGGTTAGCTATAACTGATGTACCGTACCCATCTAAAGGATCCGAGGATTGAACTTTGTGCGATGCTTTCAATATAAGAAACTTGTTGTAGACATACGCAAGGCGACTATTTATAGAATTATTTCATGAACCATTTACACCTTGCTCCAAGTATTAACAGCATACAGAGAGAAAGCTTCTATAAGCACATTTGGTTTGATCCTTCGACTTCATTCATCCCTGCTTAGGCTATATCTCTCAAAATCGAGTGAAGGTAAAAATCCCTATGTTAACAGATGTGGATGCGTTGCCCAATCGCATATACCCGGAAGAGAGAGAAATGGTGAATGGTTGAATGCACCAGTTTTGTTGATGGTGATTCAAGCtctttgtaaaataaagtaagCACAATGAAGATTTGCTTTCAAGCGATGGATGAACCTTTTTAGGTTTCGAATTTTAACGCTCATGTTGTAACAAATCATTTGGTAACTTTTGTTAACTAAACATAAACTATAACTAACAGTTATACATATTTTGCCTCGGCCAAAAAGCACAAATGATTGTTTGCAATACTGCATTTTTCCCTACACTACCCTCATTTCATTTTAGAAAGCTCCGCGGCGTAGTCTTCGTAATGGCCTTCAGAGCTTGAGCCCGGAATACGTTTTTCAAGAAACATCTATATGTTATTAGTACGATGCGTAATGAAACAGGGCGGGGAAGCGAATGATTGATATACAATTACAAATTTCaggaaatttgataaattgcAACACTTCCATTTTGAAGCTAACAGTTAAGCCTAGATGAAGACCATAGGTACCCAAAGACTTCTACggtaat contains:
- the LOC131290352 gene encoding protein quiver; translated protein: QFMLFEYASLLKRCYQCRSRSELGSCKDPFLFNATQVENERGVSAVPCASGWCGKVIEGMGSFREDDYDMATQRMCVQRGPSDSEDRCAYTVYNHKKVYMCFCQGDLCNGSDRLHGGRKWITLTNASLISLVLLRWLV